One genomic region from Rosa rugosa chromosome 1, drRosRugo1.1, whole genome shotgun sequence encodes:
- the LOC133722975 gene encoding probable mannitol dehydrogenase, whose product MSNEQEHPRKAFGWAARDSSGVLSPFSFSRRESGEKDVTFKVLYCGICHSDLHMVKNEWGFSTYPLVPGHEIVGEVTEVGSNVQKFKVGDKVGVGSIVGACRSCDSCTDHLENYCPKQILTISGKYYDGITNYGGYSDIMVADEHFVVRIPDSLPLDGAAPLLCAGITTYSPLRYFGLDKPGMHVGVVGLGGLGHVAVKFAKAMGVKVTVISTSPNKKEEAVKHLGADSFLVSRDQDQMQAAIGTMDGIIDTVSAQHPLLPLIGLLKSHGKLVMLGAPEKPLELPVLPLLTGRKMVAGSGIGGMKETQEMIDFAAKHNITADIEVIPIDYLNTAMERLAKADVRYRFVIDIGNTLKASS is encoded by the exons ATGTCTAACGAGCAAGAACACCCCAGGAAGGCATTTGGATGGGCTGCAAGAGATTCATCTGGTGTTCTCTCTCCCTTCAGTTTCTCCAGAAG GGAATCCGGAGAGAAAGATGTGACATTCAAAGTGTTGTACTGTGGGATTTGCCATTCGGACCTTCACATGGTCAAGAATGAATGGGGCTTCTCTACCTATCCTCTAGTTCCCGG GCATGAGATTGTCGGTGAAGTGACGGAAGTAGGGAGCAATGTACAAAAATtcaaagttggagacaaagtcGGTGTTGGATCCATAGTGGGAGCTTGCCGATCTTGTGATAGTTGTACCGACCATCTTGAGAACTACTGCCCCAAACAAATACTCACGATCAGTGGCAAGTACTATGACGGAATCACCAACTATGGCGGTTACTCTGACATTATGGTTGCCGATGAACACTTCGTAGTCCGTATCCCGGACAGCCTACCCCTTGATGGTGCTGCTCCTCTCCTATGTGCCGGAATCACAACCTACAGCCCGTTGAGATATTTTGGACTTGACAAGCCCGGCATGCATGTGGGCGTGGTTGGCCTAGGTGGTTTAGGCCACGTCGCAGTGAAGTTTGCCAAGGCAATGGGAGTGAAGGTTACAGTGATCAGTACGTCCCCTAATAAGAAGGAGGAAGCAGTTAAACACCTAGGAGCTGATTCGTTTTTGGTTAGTCGTGACCAAGATCAAATGCAG GCTGCCATTGGTACCATGGATGGGATCATTGACACAGTTTCTGCACAACATCCTCTCTTGCCTTTGATTGGTTTGTTGAAGTCTCATGGAAAGCTTGTTATGCTTGGTGCACCAGAAAAGCCTCTTGAGCTTCCGGTTTTGCCTTTACTCACGG GAAGGAAGATGGTAGCTGGTAGCGGCATTGGAGGTATGAAGGAGACACAAGAGATGATCGATTTTGCAGCCAAGCACAACATAACAGCAGACATCGAGGTTATCCCAATTGACTACTTGAACACTGCCATGGAGCGCCTTGCCAAGGCAGACGTCAGATACCGTTTTGTCATTGACATTGGAAACACACTGAAGGCTAGCTCTTAA
- the LOC133722952 gene encoding uncharacterized protein LOC133722952 gives MEGQIYEITNFYTQKPRPVSKYKIVDHEAELCFDESTKFQVGKDTFPPIPQYSFHVLEFDQFGAQVKTQEVLIDVYGCIKSVLPEHQVNVKDSTKLESKCEVFIENLRFSKPGDKVKILPVPFKRPIAEELKNQTTKSVFELNTLNPDSYVNHSVYCTASILRFPAYSGWLYRGCSSCSRVLKVKEDSGEFLCPKPDVQIPLPCYNVYVTIHDHYNQATVTLMGKQEQQLSSISC, from the exons ATGGAAGGACAGATATATGAGATTACCAACTTCTATACACAAAAACCACGACCGGTGTCGAAGTATAAAATAGTTGATCATGAGGCAGAACTCTGTTTCGATGAATCAACAAAATTTCAGGTTGGCAAGGATACCTTCCCTCCAATACCACAGTATTCGTTTCATGTTCTTGAATTCGATCAGTTCGGAGCACAAGTGAAGACTCAGGAAGTGCTTATAG ATGTTTATGGCTGCATAAAATCGGTTCTACCAGAGCACCAAGTTAATGTGAAGGACAGTACAAAACTGGAGTCAAAATGCGAAGTCTTCATAGAAAACTTGAG attttcAAAACCTGGCGATAAAGTCAAGATACTTCCTGTACCATTCAAGCGACCAATAGCAGAAGAATTGAAGAACCAAACGACAAAATCGGTCTTTGAATTGAATACATTGAACCCAGATTCATATGTG AATCATTCAGTGTATTGCACTGCTTCCATTCTCCGTTTCCCAGCGTATAGTGGCTGGTTGTACAGAGGCTGTTCGAGCTGTTCTAGAGTGCTCAAAGTAAAAGAAGACAGTGGGGAATTTCTTTGTCCTAAACCCGATGTACAAATCCCTCTACCATG TTACAACGTTTATGTGACAATTCATGATCATTATAATCAAGCAACAGTCACTCTGATGGGGAAGCAAGAACAACAGTTGTCCAGCATCAGTTGTTAG
- the LOC133722214 gene encoding uncharacterized protein LOC133722214 translates to MLRIESICSYWCVLLMCLQMLFASVFHILIQNDTWNSVLLGSSSVSNPVVAPKMRSIRMKRLLQDRHDENHNTEREGQEICNNQNLAGSISETGTAISEARTTNSAGNEQHQIHPTPRGPFGSRMRKKDQRLDNQRSAGNDDANRFQHCRKRFRSSQQNRAPTSDWSFSGSLHALESGSSSQVADTDEIEGQSSHRFGQALYQRSRQGLIVTYQDSGDNIHVCDYCNARFWFGEANKQTSSNAPLIYSNCCKKGEIKLQQLKPMPNFLETLLDPNNGSKSRLFRENIRVYNSMFSFTSMGATIDRKINTGSGPYVFKISGQVHHLMGSILPSDGECPKYAQLYVYDTKNEVLNRVNAIDPTHVNVNIKVDIVEGLIKMFDETNELVKEFRTMRDKFENHSVPSLNMSVLNRQPTDSKQYEEPMTDEIGGLIVGDIGEHNSNKDIIIESNNGYLQRISKIHPKYMALQYPILFPYGEDGYKIDLVMQRIAGNNTKKRQKISMRAYITYQIQDRDNEVNAILKGGRLFQQYLVDAYATVEEDRLDWIRRNQKNFRTETFKDLFAAGSTGINKGRDLGQKIILPSSHTGSPRDMINNYQDAMAICRQYGDKTTYLSADSILLNSGNNENINLLYPIEFLNKLEFNGLPSHELILKIGMPIMLLRNLNQMSGLCNGTRLIITNLFDRLIEAKILTGNNVGQKFLIPRIILTASENKWPFIFKRRQFPIRPCYAMTINKSQGQSLNQVGIYLPEPVFTHGQLYVALSRVTSKNGLKILINNNSDMPNKYTKNIIYKDVFQNL, encoded by the exons ATGCTTCGCATAGAATCAATATGTTCATATTGGTGTGTATTGCTGATGTGTTTGCAGATGCTCTTTGCTTCAGTTTTTCACATTCTGATTCAAAATG ATACTTGGAACAGCGTGCTGTTAGGATCTTCAAGTGTTTCAAATCCAG TTGTGGCTCCAAAGATGAGATCAATAAGAATGAAGAGGTTGTTACAGGATCGTCATGATGAAAATCATAATACTGAGAGAGAAGGACAAGAAATATGTAATAACCAGAATTTAGCTGGTAGTATATCTGAAACTGGAACTGCAATATCTGAAGCTAGAACTACAAATTCTGCTGGGAATGAACAGCATCAAATTCATCCAACACCAAGGGGTC CATTTGGGTCGAGAATGAGAAAAAAGGACCAACGTTTAGACAATCAGCGCAGTGCTGGGAATGATGATGCCAATCGATTTCAACATTGTCGCAAACGCTTTAGAAGCAGTCAACAAAATCGTGCTCCAACTTCAGATTGGAGTTTTTCTG GATCCTTACATGCTTTAGAGAGCGGCAGTTCTTCCCAAGTTGCAGACACTGATGAAATTGAAG GTCAATCTTCGCATCGTTTTGGTCAAGCACTGTATCAAAGAAGTAGACAAG GATTGATTGTGACGTATCAGGATTCAGGCGATAATATTCATGTATGTGATTACTGTAACGCACGTTTCTGGTTTGGAGAAGCTAATAAACAAACATCTTCAAATGCGCCTCTAATCTATTCAAATTGTTGCAAAAAGGGTGAAATTAAACTTCAACAACTTAAACCAATGCCAAATTTTCTTGAAACATTATTAGATCCAAATAATGGTTCAAAAAGCAGACTTTTTAGAGAAAATATTAGAGTTTATAATTCAATGTTTTCTTTTACATCAATGGGAGCTACAATTGATCGTAAAATCAACACTGGATCAGGTCCTTATGTATTTAAAATTAGTGGTCAGGTACATCATTTAATGGGTTCTATATTACCTTCTGATGGAGAATGTCCTAAATATGCTCAATTATACGTATATGATACAAAAAATGAGGTTTTGAATCGTGTAAATGCAATTGATCCTACTCATGTTAATGTAAATATCAAAGTAGACATTGTTGAAGGACTAATTAAAATGTTTGATGAAACTAATGAATTAGTGAAAGAATTTCGAACAATGAGAGATAAATTTGAAAATCATTCTGTACCTTCATTAAATATGAGTGTACTTAATCGTCAACCTACTGATAGTAAGCAATATGAAGAACCAATGACTGATGAAATTGGTGGTTTAATAGTTGGTGATATTGGAGAGCACAATTCAAATAAAGATATAATTATTGAGTCAAATAACGGATATTTACAACGTATTTCTAAAATTCATCCAAAGTATATGGCGTTGCAATATCCAATACTTTTTCCATATGGCGAAGATGGATATAAAATAGATTTAGTAATGCAACGAATTGCAGGAAATAATACAAAGAAAAGGCAGAAAATATCAATGCGTGCTTATATTACATATCAAATTCAAGATAGAGATAATGAAGTGAATGCTATACTAAAAGGTGGACGATTATTTCAACAATATTTAGTTGATGCTTATGCAACAGTTGAAGAAGATCGTTTAGATTGGATTAGAAGAAATCAAAAGAATTTTCGAACTGAAACTTTTAAAGATCTTTTTGCTGCTGGTTCAACAGGAATTAATAAAGGTCGTGATTTAGGGcaaaaaatcattttaccaaGTTCTCATACAGGAAGTCCTAGAGATATGATTAATAATTATCAAGATGCTATGGCAATTTGCAGACAATATG GTGACAAAACAACTTATTTAAGTGCTGATAGTATTCTATTGAATTctggaaataatgaaaatattaATCTTTTATATCCAATAGAATTTTTGAATAAACTTGAATTTAACGGATTACCGTCACatgaattaattttaaaaattggAATGCCTATTATGTTATTGAGAAATCTAAATCAAATGTCTGGCTTATGCAATGGTACAAGattaataataacaaatttattTGATCGGCTTATAGAAGCAAAAATATTAACAGGAAACAATGTAGGTCAAAAATTTTTGATACCTAGAATCATTCTTACTGCATCTGAGAATAAATGGCCGTTTATTTTTAAAAGACGACAATTTCCGATTAGACCATGTTATGCTATGACTATCAATAAAAGTCAAGGTCAATCGTTGAATCAAGTTGGCATATATTTACCAGAACCTGTTTTTACACATGGACAATTATATGTAGCACTTTCAAGAGTCACATCAAAAAATGGattaaaaattttaataaataataatagcGACATGCCAAATAAGTATACtaaaaatataatttacaaAGATGTATTCCAAAATTTATAA